CTCGAGGTAGCGATCGAGTTCCCACTGAGAGACGTCGACGAGGTACTCCTCGAACTCCTGGCGCTTGGCCTCGACGAACTTGGGTGCGACGTGGTCGCCGAGCGCCTCGTAGATGGCCTCGTCTTCCTCGAGGGCGTCGACGGCCGCGCCCAGGTTCGACGGCAGCGTCTCGATGCCGTACTCCTCGCGTTTCTGTTCGTCGAACTCGTAGATGTTCTCGCGGACCGGATCGGGGGCCTCGAGGTCCTTCTCGATGCCGTCCAGTCCGGCGTGGATCATGACGGCGATGGCGAGGTAGGGGTTACAGGACGGATCGGGCGAGCGGAGTTCGATCCGGGAGGCCGCCGGGACGCGGGCGGCCGGCTTCCGGATCAGCGCCGATCGGTTCCGGTCGGACCAGGCGACGTAGACGGGTGCCTCGTAGCCCGGCACCAGGCGCTTGTAGCTGTTGACCGTCGGGTTCGCGACCGCGGTGATCGCCGGTGCGTGTTCGAGGATGCCCGCGAGGAACGAGTGAGCGGTCTCGCTCAGGTTGAACTCGTCGTCATCGTCGTGGAACGCGTTCTCACCGTCCTCCGTGAACAGCGAGAGGTGGGTGTGCATCCCCGAGCCGTTGATCTTCGGAATCGGCTTGGGCATGAACGTCGCGTGGTAGTCGTGCTGGGCGGCGATGGCACGGACGACGGTGCGGAAGGTACCGACGTTGTCCGCCGTCGCGAGCGCGTCGTCGTAGGTGAAGTTGATCTCGTGTTGCCCCTGGGCGACCTCGTGGTGGCTGGCCTCGACTTCGAATCCCATATCCTCGAGCCCGTAGATGATATCGCGGCGAACGTCTGAGGCGAGGTCTTTCGGGGCGAGATCGAAGTATCCGCCGGCGTCGTTGGTCTCGGTGGTCGCACGACCCTCCTCGTCCTCCTCGAACAGGAAGAACTCCGGTTCGGGCGCGGCGTTGACCGTGTAGCCCATCTCGTGGGCGCGATCGAGCGCCTGTTTGAGCACGTAGCGCGGATCGCCCTCGAAGGGGTCGCCCGTCGAGGTGTCGTAGACGTCACAGATCATCCGGGCCGAAGCCCCGTCTTCTTTCTGCCGCCAGGGGAGAATCGCGAAGGTGTCCGGGTCCGGCACGAGGCGCATGTCCGATTCCTGAATGCGCACGAAGCCTTCGATCGAAGAGCCGTCGAAGTAGATGCCCTCGGTAAATGCCTTCTCGGCCTGGCGGGCCGGCACCGAGACGTTCTTGACCGTCCCCAGAATGTCGGTAAACTGCAGTCGGAGGAAACTGATATCTTTTTCCTCGATTTCGTCCAGTACGGCCCGCTCGGCCCCAGTGATGTTTCCGCTTGTCATCTTTCTCGTCGGCGTATCCAAGTATCTCTGCTACTAAAACCCTGCTGCTCCGAGCAATTCTTCGGTCTCCCGGATGGAATTGGATATTCGTAAACTTCTAAAGGCTAGAGTGAGAGGGTAAACGTGATGACGTACGAAAATCTCGACGCAAAGCTAGTGAATGCACTCCTTGGCGACGGCCGAGCGAGCCTCCGCAGCCTCGCCGAGGAGCTCGACGTGTCCGTGACGACGGTCTCGAACCACCTCTCGGATCTCGAGGAACAGGGCGTAATCGAAGGGTACACGCCGCGTGTGGACTACGACGCCGTCGGTTACGACGTGACCGCCGTCATCCAGCTCCAGGTCGAAGGGAACGCTCTGCCGGACATCACGGATACGCTCCGCGAGCACCGACAGATGACCAGCGTCTACGAGGTGACCGGCGACTACGACGTGATCGCGATCGGTAAGTTCAGGGACACCGACGGAATGAACGATCAGATCAAACAGTTGCTGACCGACCCGGATATCAAGGCCTCGAACACCAGCGTCGTCCTCAACGCGGTCAGTGAAAACGAACAGTTCGAACTCGACGTCGAAGAGACCTGATCGGCGGGGCTCCTGCACGCGAGTCCCCGGCCTTCGCACCCCTCAGCCGGAGCCGTCTACGAGCGTCTCGGCCGCCGTCTCCCGATCGCCCGCCTGTGCACGCCACAGCTGTGCGTAGCGGCCGTCGGCGGCCAGCAGCGTCTCGTGATCCCCGCGTTCGACGACCGCTCCGTCTTCCAGCACGAGGATCGCGTCGGCGTCTTTGACCGTCGAGAGCCGGTGGGCGATCGCCAGCGTCGTGCGATCGTCGGTCAGGCGATCGATCGACTGCTGGATCCGGAGTTCGGTCTTCGTGTCGACCGCACTCGTCGCCTCGTCGAGGATCAACACCTCGGGATCGGCGAGAACGGCCCGGGAGAGGGCGATTCGCTGGCGCTGCCCGCCGGAAAGCTTGACGCCGCGTTCGCCGACGCGCGTGTCGTAGCCGTCCGGGAGATCGGCGACGAACTCGTGGGCCTGGGCGGCCGTCGCGGCCTCGCGCACCGCCTCGTCGGACGCGTCGAAGTGCCCGTACCGGACGTTGTCGGCGATCGTCCCGTCGAAGAGGAACGTGTCCTGGCTGACGTAGCCGACGGCCGACCGGAGATCCGACAGCGCCACGTCGCGAACGTCGTGGCCGTCGATCCGGATCGAACCGTCCCGGACGTCGTACAGTCTGAGCAGGAGTTTGCACAGCGTGGACTTCCCCGCCCCGGTCGGTCCGACGAACGCTATCGTCTCGCCAGGTGCGGCCTCGAAGGAGACGTCGTCGACGACGGATTCGTCGAACGCCGCGTCCGCCCCGTCGTCCACGCGGCCCTCGCTCTCCGCGTAGCTGAAGGAGACGTCGTCGTACGTGACCCGCCCCTCGACGGGCGTGACGTCGACCGGGTCGTCGGGATCATCGACGTGGGCCGGGACGTCCATCAACCCGAAAACGCGCTCGCTCGAGGCGTTGGCGTTCTCGTACTGGTCGACGATGGTCGAGACTTCGGCGAGCGGGTCGACGATCCGCTGGGTCAGGAAGAGAAAGACGACGAAGTCGCCGACCGACAGCTCGCCGGTGAGCGGTCCCGGCGCGGTCCCCGTCGCGAGCCAGAGGCCGCCGACGAGGAAGGTCGCGGCGAAGGCGAGCCCCGCGAGCAGTTCCATACCGGGCCGATAGACGTACGAGAGCCGGAGAATGGCCATCGTGTCCTCGTAGAGCCGCCGCGAGGCCTGGCGTACGCGACCGATCTCGTGGGCCTCGCTGTTGGTCGTCTTCGTCAGCGAGACGCCCGAGATGCTGTTCTCGAGGCGGGTGTTGAGCGCCCCCACTGCGGCGCGCTGGCGGACGTACCGGGGTTCGACGGCGCGCATGAACCAGACCGTAAACGCGGCCATCGCCGGCACGGCGACGAGGGCGACGACGGCGAGGTGCCAGTTGAGATACATCAGTACCCCGGCGATGCCCCCGACCATCACCAGCAAGCGCGCGGAGTTCATGAGCGCGTCGTCGAGGAATCGCTCCAGATTCTGGGTGTCGTTGTTGAGAACGGCCATGACCTCCCCGGTCTCCTTGTCGTCGAAGAAGGTCATGTCCAGGCGCTGCATCTTCTCGAAGCAGTCGACCCGCACCGCGTGCATCACGCCGTGGGCGAACAGGTTCGCGGTGACCCCGTAGATCCAGGTACAGAGCGCGACGACGAGGAACGACCCCGCGATCGCGACGATGGTGAACCAGAACTGGGCCATCCGGGCCGTTGGGAGCCACCCGCCGGGCACGAGTGGCAGTTCGAACGCCCCCTCGCCGACGAAGATGGCGTCGATGGCAACCCCGAGCAACAGCGGCGGCACGAGACTCGCCATCCGTGCGACGAAGTTGGCGACCATCCCCGACGCGAACCAGCCGAGGCGACCGGGCCCGTACTCGCGGAAGAGTCGCGTGAGCGGTCGATCGACGGCCTCGCGGTAGGCGTCGAACGGGGTCTCGTCATCGTGCGTACTCACTGGCGACTCGCTACTGTTTCGATTCGTAAACCTACACCGATTTCGCTCATCGCGGACGCGGATCGCGCGCCAAACCCTCAGCGAACGTATAGGAACACCGCGCCGAGCGCGAGGAGCAGGAGCCCCCACCAGAGCGAATCGCCGGGGAGCACTTTCAGGACGAGCGTGACGATACCGGAGGTGAACAGCGACCAGCCGATCGTCGTCTGGTAGGCCATACCGACCGTACCTGCCCGGGGGCAATAATTCGCCGGCCTGCCAGTTGCGGGGCGACGGTCCTGCTCGACTCCCGAGCAGTCGCTACCGACAACCTGAAAAATGGAAGAATCGCGATCGATCGACGGCCGGTTCGAGTGTGGCGCGAGGTCGGCAGTGGGAAGCAGTCAGGGAACCGACGTTACATCATGCCGCCCATGCCGCCACCCATGCCGCCGCCCATGCCGC
The nucleotide sequence above comes from Halosolutus halophilus. Encoded proteins:
- the glnA gene encoding type I glutamate--ammonia ligase gives rise to the protein MTSGNITGAERAVLDEIEEKDISFLRLQFTDILGTVKNVSVPARQAEKAFTEGIYFDGSSIEGFVRIQESDMRLVPDPDTFAILPWRQKEDGASARMICDVYDTSTGDPFEGDPRYVLKQALDRAHEMGYTVNAAPEPEFFLFEEDEEGRATTETNDAGGYFDLAPKDLASDVRRDIIYGLEDMGFEVEASHHEVAQGQHEINFTYDDALATADNVGTFRTVVRAIAAQHDYHATFMPKPIPKINGSGMHTHLSLFTEDGENAFHDDDDEFNLSETAHSFLAGILEHAPAITAVANPTVNSYKRLVPGYEAPVYVAWSDRNRSALIRKPAARVPAASRIELRSPDPSCNPYLAIAVMIHAGLDGIEKDLEAPDPVRENIYEFDEQKREEYGIETLPSNLGAAVDALEEDEAIYEALGDHVAPKFVEAKRQEFEEYLVDVSQWELDRYLETF
- the lrp gene encoding HTH-type transcriptional regulator Lrp, yielding MTYENLDAKLVNALLGDGRASLRSLAEELDVSVTTVSNHLSDLEEQGVIEGYTPRVDYDAVGYDVTAVIQLQVEGNALPDITDTLREHRQMTSVYEVTGDYDVIAIGKFRDTDGMNDQIKQLLTDPDIKASNTSVVLNAVSENEQFELDVEET
- a CDS encoding ABC transporter ATP-binding protein, with protein sequence MSTHDDETPFDAYREAVDRPLTRLFREYGPGRLGWFASGMVANFVARMASLVPPLLLGVAIDAIFVGEGAFELPLVPGGWLPTARMAQFWFTIVAIAGSFLVVALCTWIYGVTANLFAHGVMHAVRVDCFEKMQRLDMTFFDDKETGEVMAVLNNDTQNLERFLDDALMNSARLLVMVGGIAGVLMYLNWHLAVVALVAVPAMAAFTVWFMRAVEPRYVRQRAAVGALNTRLENSISGVSLTKTTNSEAHEIGRVRQASRRLYEDTMAILRLSYVYRPGMELLAGLAFAATFLVGGLWLATGTAPGPLTGELSVGDFVVFLFLTQRIVDPLAEVSTIVDQYENANASSERVFGLMDVPAHVDDPDDPVDVTPVEGRVTYDDVSFSYAESEGRVDDGADAAFDESVVDDVSFEAAPGETIAFVGPTGAGKSTLCKLLLRLYDVRDGSIRIDGHDVRDVALSDLRSAVGYVSQDTFLFDGTIADNVRYGHFDASDEAVREAATAAQAHEFVADLPDGYDTRVGERGVKLSGGQRQRIALSRAVLADPEVLILDEATSAVDTKTELRIQQSIDRLTDDRTTLAIAHRLSTVKDADAILVLEDGAVVERGDHETLLAADGRYAQLWRAQAGDRETAAETLVDGSG